The window GTGACAACTCAATGCTGGACTCGGTCATTAGAATTGATACGGATCCTACCTCTCTCCTATCCAACGTTCTGCGGAGTGGGCGTATCCCTCTCGGGCCATTCCAATGTCTGCACGTAAAATTTGGAATTACCAAACCTGAATGAAATGACAAACACGACAAAACTAGCAAACTTCAAATTTGGCAAACACGACAGACTTGACAAACATGACAAACTTGGCAAACACGACAAACACGACAGATTTGACAAACTTTCCAGAATAGTTGACCTGCAATTGTTCTTTTGTAACTTAACGGAACTGGCTACGTGTCTGATCGTAACACGCTAAGTTCAAGTACTCTCTGCTAAAGATGGTTGAACATGACACGGCTAGAAGAATAGACTTGGCTAAGTATAGTTGCAAGTTTGCCGAGACCTAGTGGGGAAACAAATACCAGGTGGACGAATGCGATCGTATTCGGGGACAGAGGATCGGCGAACTGCAGTGGAGGAAAGAATACCAAGTAGGAGAGAGTATGCGTAGTAGCTAGAGACGAGGCTTGTTGGACAGGCGTTCAATTTCATGGAGACGGTGTAATAGTTACATCATGGACGAACCGTAGTGTATGGCCATGATGCACACTTTCGCGTTAGGATTCATCTCGATATTATGGGTTCTTGGACGCAGTTCACTGGCAGTTCACTGCAAAACGCTTGATGAGGAGACGGGACGAGCAACATTCCTTGAGTAAATCGAGACTAGGACGGACCACCACCAGGTGGCTGATACATGCAGCAATTCGATGGGCGTTACGCCTTCTCCTCGTGCCGTGCCATGACAACCACGCCACCCTTCTCGCCATCCTCTGTCGAGTCCTGAAATACGTCTTCAGGCTTGTATTTGCCGAAATTTCGGAGAGGGATGCCCTCGTTGAACATCCGGTCGATCTGCTCGAGGGACTTGCCCTTGCATTCGGGGATGCAGAACCAAGTGAAGACAAGCGCGAAGACCAGGATGCCTGCAAAAATGAACCCGACTTTGGATCCTAGGCCTGCACCTGGCGTATAGAGCAAATAGGGGATGCTGAAGTTGACTAAGAAGTTGGCCAGAACGTTGACCATGGAGGCCGTTCGTTGGGACGCATCGCGGAGTCGGAGGGCAGGGATTTCGGTCGTGACGACGTAGTTGAGAGGTGCCTGGCCATTTGTCAGTGAGATGTTCCCAGATTTCAGTGATTAATGACAAATTACCCATGCAAATACGTAACCGGCAGCAAAGACTGTCAGCATGGCGACAATGCTGGTCTTGACCGCAAACGATGGATCTACCACGGTGCCCAAAGAACCCATCGTCACAATGGCTGCAAACTGCCAGACGGCTCCGATAAGAAGCAGGGGGCTGCGAAATGGCAAGATCAGTCACTCCGAGAGCCATATCAATGGGAGGTTGTTTCAAGGTGTGTTTACGTACCGGCGTCCCACACGGTCGTTCAGATACAACCCAACAAATACCATGCACAGGTTCACAatggcgttgatgatggtcATCGTGAAGGGGTTGACGGTGCCGATGTccttgatgaagatggctCCGTAGGTGGAGGCGAAGGCTTGTCCCGTGGCTTGCTGAAGAAAGTTCATCATCACCACGATGGCCGTTCTCTTCAAGTTGATCCCCTTGAACAATTCCATGTAGTTTCCTTGCTCGACTTCCTGCTTCAACGCGTACTGCAGGGATGCGAATTGCTCCTCGATTTCGGCGTCGGAAATGGTTCCGGCTCGGAGCTTCTTGAGAGATACCTGGGCCTCCTCGACTCTATCCTGGGTCAATAGCCACCGCGGCGACTTTAATTTCTGTTAGTGCACATCCAAGCAATGGCATAGTTGAAGTAACTTACCTCAGGGATGAAGAAGATCAGGCCCATGACGATAACGGGAATCACGTAGAACAAGCCCATGGGGATCCGCCAGGAGGCGTTTCCTTCCAATGTGCTGGTGCCTCTACAGACAGAGTTGACGATAAGCGTACCGAACTGTGTAGTGACTGTGTCAGCCATGCTCGGGTAACTAGCAAGCAAAGGCCTATCCAAAACCTACCATGAGACTAAATTGGTACGAtccgacggcgaagccacGGATTTCGGATGGCACGATCTCGGACTGGTACACGGGAACAACGGCCAGTTCCATACCAACGTAAATGTCTTTGTGAAACACGTCAGTAACGCAACAGCCGGACGACTGTAGAGCCCATGAGTCATACAGTTGAGGATACGAGCGGCCATAATCTGCTCGCGGGTGTTGGACGTCACGGCAATCGTCGCTGGGATCACGGCCCAGGCGCTCATCGCGAACATGCACCACCGGCGGCCCCAGCGGGCGCTGACGAGACTGCCGATGATGACACCGGCCGCGAACCCGATGTAGTTGAGACTATTGAAGagcgccagccagccggTGGGCAGCTTCCACTTGCCGGTCGTGGGATTCTGGTCGCCAAACTGGCGCTGGAACGCGTCCATGGCCTGCGTGGTCGAGTATCCCGCATTGTCGAAGCCGTAGTTGAAGGTTGAAATGGCGATGACGGTAAAGGCCGCAGCCAGGGTGCTGTTGAAGTGCTTCAGGATCCTGTTCGGCGCCATGGTGTATGCGTCTGCTTGGGCTGTCTAGGGAACACTCGACTCTTGCCTCCGAGAACACGATCCTCTGTCTGGGCAGGTTTCGTGATGCATTCTCTTTCTTATCCTTAAGTAATCAGACGCGCCTGCAAAAATCAAGCCCAACGGCTCGTCGATATTACGTTACTACGTTGTCCCTTGTCGAGTGGAGACAAAGCCATCTTGGGCTCAAAGCTAATGCCCCCTTTTTGCTTGCGAGAAAAGTCGTCCGATCAGAGGAGACTCGGGACGaacaaacacacaaacacacgACCACATGGCGGAGAAGGCTTCCCCAATTTGTGATACACACCGGGGAAGCAGCCCATTCCAGGCGCTAAGGAAACGGATTCCTGGAGATGAGTGGAGGATGGAGAAGCCACGCGGCGATGGGAGCGCTTTAGTTGGAGTCCAGAACGAGAATCCCTGTGGATGGAACCCCCCCTCCACGGCTGTCTCTCCGGGGGTTGACTTCGACTAGGGTGGCAGGTTCGGAAGTCGGGCGGAGAGCAGAATGCGAAAAATGTCACGGGAGTCGGGCGGACGAAAAGCCCTCTCACCTGTCCCCCGACTTCCAACCGTTCCCCGACCCCTCCAGGCTTTTTACTCTTTTTGATCGAGACACTGCGGGTTAGACTAAGACAATGGAGACGACCGGCGCTCCGTCCCGATCATTGGGTCGGCCCCGGAAAGGACTGCAGATATGTTTCCAGTGCCGTAACCGAAAGGTGAGTTGGCGACTGCATCCCCGATGGTCTCGCTTCCGATGAAGAGGGATCTCCTAACCCGAGGCCGATAGGTCCGGTGTGACAGTACAGCTGGAGGTTGCGAGAACTGCCGTCGTCTCAAGTTCCAGTGCTCATTCGCAGTCCCGGACCAAGTTCTTGATAATGGAACTCCTCGTACGCCAAGCAGCGACTCGAGCCATCTGAGGTTGGAGAAGCGCCGTGTACGCACTGCTTGCATCCAATGTAGGGACAAGAAAACCAAGTGTTGCGGGACGCAGCCATCATGTCGCCGGTGCTCGCATCGGGGATTTGACTGTCAATATCCCGACCCGTCCaaatcgtcgtcgtcatcgtcgtcgaaggCGTCGAAGACGTCAACTTCGAATTACTGTGTCCAGTTGCCTGACCGGTTGAGAAGCAACTCGGAAAGAAACGAAGACTATCAGAATCGGACCATCAACCGCGATGTCTCAGCTACAGCCTCACCGGCCTCATCGCTCGGCTTGTAGGTTCAGCATGAGATTTGGCAAAGCCATACACGCTGACACTGTTCCAGTGAGCTGAGCGCGAACAAGACAATAGTCAAGCAGCATATTGACGCGTTCTTCGATTTCGTGTATCCGATACCCTGTTATGCCTTTGTTCACAAGGCAACCTTCTGCCAAAGCTGGGCGCAAGGCACCCACAACCCTCGCCTTCTGAAGGCAATGTGCGGTCTAACTGCACGCTACATCGCCTCGGGCGACACGGCACGCCTACGACAAGCAACGCGGTGGATTCAAGAGTCGGAGATGCAGCTTCTCATGCGATTGAGCGAGCCCTCCATGTCAGATATCGAGGCTCTGATGCTCACCACATTGGATCACATTATTGCGCGTCGCTTCAGTAAGATGCTAGTATCAGCATGCCTCGCGGCGAGGTTAGCTTTCATGATGCGGCTCAACTACGAGGATAGCCGTCTGAGTTTCCTTACACAAGAACGGCGCAGACGCCTAATGTGGGCAATCTTCACGATGGAAACGCTTTACTCAAGCGGAAGAGCGGAGTTTACTGGCTGCTCCAAGGACACGATACACCTACAGCTCCCTTGCAACGAGAACTCGTTCACGCTAGACATCCCCGTCACGACAGAGCCGCTGAAGCCTTCGAGGACACAAAACGGCACAGATTTGGGCCTCATGGCTTACAACGTCCGCGTTCTCGACATTCGCGACCGAATCCAGAGGTGAGAGAACCTCTCTGTCCATGCGACAGGTCCTCTGTCGACTAACCATCGCTTCAGGTTGTCTCATACCATAACTCACCGACAGAAGCCTCTGGTAGAGTGTATTACATTGCTTAAggggctcgtcggcgaatTAGATGCCCTCCGTCGGTCTCTGCCTCCGCAGTTTACTTTCGATAAGAAGAACCTCTTTCTTCGAGCGTACACTCCTCAGCGTACCCCATACGTCATGTTCCATACCTGGTGGCACCAATGTCAGTGTGACATGTATCGATTCACGATACCTGGTCTCCGGGAGGGCCTCCCTCTCGAAGAGTTACGATGTCTACCTGCAGATTTCGTCGCCTACTGTCGGAACCAGTGTCTCGAGCACGCCCTGGCTGTTGCGAACATCATGGCCACGGTAACcgagatgggcagagacatCTTCATCACCGATCCGGCCCTCGTGATGTGCACTTTCCACTCCGCCCGTGTCATCTCACGGCTTGGCTCAGCGCAGTTCGCCAACCTTCCCAGGGACGTCCTGATAGCCAAGCTCAAGTCGTGCTCGGATATTCTCGAGACCCCAGCCGAGCTCTACCCGACCACGAAGCTCCTGCAGGGCGGAATCTTCGACCTGATCCATGACGCGAAGCGTGGCTCGGGGGACTCGAGCCCCCTGAGATCGAGTTGGGATACGGAACAGCCGGGGTCTGATTCGGATGCGTCTGGATCACAGCGATCCGGTGTCCGGGGCAGCAGGCACGGATCAGTGCCAGAAGTGTACTCCAAATACAGCGTAACAGATGAGATCCGAAAGCTAAAGTTCCATCAAGATGGTGAAGAAACAGCTCGGGAATACCAAACTAGTTGTCAGGACACTGGAGGCAGTGGTAACGATGGTGTATCTCAACAGTTCACAATGGCCGGTGTTCAGGAAGAGAATGAGCCGCAGGGGTATGTTCCGATGCCACAAGACATTACAGCGAACAGTTTTGGCTTCTCAGAGTCTGGGTTTGGTGGCACTACAGCACCATACGATGTGACAATGACGCTGGGATTCGAGCCTAGCTACGGCGAATGTCAGCCGGATTTGTTTCTTGACTCCTTCATGCCTCTTCAAAACGATTGGAACATGCCCGATCCTGGTTCCTTTTGAGGTATAGTGGGCCAAAATGTGGCGGCCGTCTGTTAGGCATTGTCTATGTTGCTGTCAGAAAAGGCATCTTCTGCGTGTGCTCTGAGATAGCCCAGAAAATATACCAAGTACGAAGACTATCAAACCACAGATGACCTGCCCAGTGAAATTAAACCGTCATAACTCAGAGATGAAGTATACAATGTTCTCTAACCTCTCATCAAAGTCCGTTCCAGAAAACGTCTTTTTGGATCTGGAAACTTCCCTCCAAGCTGGTTTCCCCTGCCGTGACCAAAGCCGTGTAGGTTCCCTTTTCACAGCACCAGCTATTCCTCTTTTCATCCCAAACGGCCGTGCAGTACCTATCGATTGCTATCGTAGCAAGTTTCGCCTCGCTCGGTTCCAAAAATATCTTCGTGAATCCCATGAGAGAGCGAAGCGGGCGAGCAAACCGCGACTTTGGTGACCTGGTAGCGTACTTGATGTACAAGCACACAACTTCTGCACCTGCCACCTTTCCAGTGTTTTTCACAGTGACTTCGACTCTACTTGGCTTCACTTGAAGATCCGAAATTTGGAAGCTGGTGTAACTGAGTCCATGACTTAACGGACAAGTCAGTCAGCAGACGTTCCCAATCACAGGCATGCACTTCAACTCACCCAAATGGGAACGCAACTTCCATCTTCCGCGCTTCATACCACTTGTAACCAACAAACACGTCTTCAGAGTAGTGCACCTTTCCGTTGTCGCTGCCGAAGCCAAGGAAGGCAGGGTTGTCTTCCAGGCGTGCAGGGAAGGTCATTGGCAGCTTTCCGCTGGGGTTGATGCGGCCGAAGATGACATCTGCTACTGCATTGCCAGCTTCGTTGCCGCCGTACCAGCTATGTAGCAGTGTGTTGGCGTTGCGTCTCCAGGGCATCCTGACTGGGTTTCCTGCTTGTGTAATGACAACGGCGTTAGGTTGTGCTTTGAGGACGGCTTCGATAAGTTCGTCGACATGCGGGGGCATATCCATCGTCTCTCTatccttgccctccttctccaagtcCGCCTTCAGGGCCAGAGTGTTAGTGACATATGCCAAAACGCTAGAGAGAGCTTGGGTTGCTTACGTTGAGACCAGCTACAACAAAGGTATACTTGCACCTCTTGGCCAGGTCAACAGCTCTTTGAATACCCTCCTCGGCATTTATTTTGCGGCATCCCCCCAAACGACACGCACCCCCCGGAATGGCCAGGAGTGAGCCGCCCTTGACCTTGGATGTTGAGGCGCTGCCAGCCTCAACACGGAGGCAATAACGCTCTCCTGCCTTCATTTCGTACGTTGCGCGCTTTTCAGCCGAGCCCTTGCCGAAAAACATACCGCCAGGGGTCTGTTCCGTCGAGTTGTCGATGACCAGCTCATCGTTGATGAACAGGTCACTAATTCCGTACGTCGCCAAGCCAAACTCGTATGTATCAGTGTGCTTCGGGACAAAGTCTGCGCGCATCGACATGAAGAATGTCTCTTCTTTCATGGGATGTCTGTAGTCCATAAGTTGATAAGTGGTGTCTGGTATTGTGACACGGTCGAACGGCTTTCTGTCCTTGACTGTGTGCGGCTCATTGAAGACCTCGATTGTAACTCCCGGCTCGCCTGTATCGGTGCAGACGTGATCCACCGTGAAAGCGGGAAGTAGAACATGGCCAAACACTCCGGGCTCGTGGTGTATTTTGCTTGTGGCCGGTAATGAATCTTGTATTCCCCTGAGCACGGAGCTGGTGTAATAGGGCCGAAGACTGGCACTTCCCCCCCCGCAGGCCGCCGGCAGATCCGCGTTTGGCCCAATGACGGCCACCTCGTCGCAGTCTTCTGGACGCAGCGGGAGGACGTGCTCCGAGTTCTTCAGCAACACGATGCTCTCACCGGCCAAGCGACGGTTCAGGATTCTGTCTTCGGGAACATCGCGCGTAGTCTCCTCTTCTGCAACTCGGGCCGAAGCCGCATCGTTGACGAACTGCAAAACTTTCCGGGCTCGTTCATCGATGGTATGATGACTCACTTTGCCGGAGAAGACAGCAGCCAAGGCCTCCTTTTCCCGGTAACGACTTGGGCCTGGCATCTCGATGTCAACTCCGGCATTGAGCGCTGCTTCACATGAGTAAGTCCCATACCTGGAGGGGTCAATCAGCAGTGTGCCGTCTGGAATTATTTGCGTCAAACACTTACCAATCACTCATAATAAGGCCATTGAATCCCCACTCTGTTCTCAAAATATTCTGCAGAATCTTGGAATTCTCTGAGACGTGTAGACCCCCGATCTTGTTGTAAGAAGACATGAGAACCCGAGGATTGCTGTCACGTAGGGCAATCTGGAAAGGCAGAAGATAGACCTCGCGAAGGGCCCTGTCCGACATGCAAACGTCGAGCGACATCTTGTCCGTCTCTTGGTCATTGGCCACGAAATGCTTGAGGGCCGCTAGCGTTCCCCTGGACTGCACACccttgatgatggcggcggcgagaatCCCACTCAGGTGCGGGTCTTCCGAGAAGGACTCGAATCCCCGGCCGTTCAATGGGGAGCGGATGATGTTCACCGTAGGCCCCAGCCAGACGTGAGCTCCTTTAGCGTCGCACTCCTTGGAAAGGAGCTGGCCGGCTTTTTCAACCAGCTCGGGGTTCCAGGTTGCCCCCAAGCCGCTTCCACATGGGATACAGAGAGCAGGCACCGGGTTGAAGAACCTCGAGCCCCGGACGCCGTTGGGCCCGTCTGTGCATTTGACGGCTGGGACATCAAattggggaaggggggtggagtGCCAGAAGTCGGAGCCTTTGTTGAGTAGTCGTGTTAGTTGAAAAATGAGCTGTTTGGCTCGGCGGGCCTCACGACGATTCAAGTCTTAC is drawn from Colletotrichum destructivum chromosome 6, complete sequence and contains these coding sequences:
- a CDS encoding Putative glycoside hydrolase, family 3, glycoside hydrolase family 3 domain, immunoglobulin, giving the protein MVSRDTALAEPTTTMQPPPKKLVDIDQVIENATLAEKISLLAGSDFWHSTPLPQFDVPAVKCTDGPNGVRGSRFFNPVPALCIPCGSGLGATWNPELVEKAGQLLSKECDAKGAHVWLGPTVNIIRSPLNGRGFESFSEDPHLSGILAAAIIKGVQSRGTLAALKHFVANDQETDKMSLDVCMSDRALREVYLLPFQIALRDSNPRVLMSSYNKIGGLHVSENSKILQNILRTEWGFNGLIMSDWYGTYSCEAALNAGVDIEMPGPSRYREKEALAAVFSGKVSHHTIDERARKVLQFVNDAASARVAEEETTRDVPEDRILNRRLAGESIVLLKNSEHVLPLRPEDCDEVAVIGPNADLPAACGGGSASLRPYYTSSVLRGIQDSLPATSKIHHEPGVFGHVLLPAFTVDHVCTDTGEPGVTIEVFNEPHTVKDRKPFDRVTIPDTTYQLMDYRHPMKEETFFMSMRADFVPKHTDTYEFGLATYGISDLFINDELVIDNSTEQTPGGMFFGKGSAEKRATYEMKAGERYCLRVEAGSASTSKVKGGSLLAIPGGACRLGGCRKINAEEGIQRAVDLAKRCKYTFVVAGLNADLEKEGKDRETMDMPPHVDELIEAVLKAQPNAVVITQAGNPVRMPWRRNANTLLHSWYGGNEAGNAVADVIFGRINPSGKLPMTFPARLEDNPAFLGFGSDNGKVHYSEDVFVGYKWYEARKMEVAFPFGHGLSYTSFQISDLQVKPSRVEVTVKNTGKVAGAEVVCLYIKYATRSPKSRFARPLRSLMGFTKIFLEPSEAKLATIAIDRYCTAVWDEKRNSWCCEKGTYTALVTAGETSLEGSFQIQKDVFWNGL
- a CDS encoding uncharacterized protein (Putative zn(2)Cys(6) fungal-type DNA-binding domain, transcription factor domain, fungi); this encodes METTGAPSRSLGRPRKGLQICFQCRNRKVRCDSTAGGCENCRRLKFQCSFAVPDQVLDNGTPRTPSSDSSHLRLEKRRVRTACIQCRDKKTKCCGTQPSCRRCSHRGFDCQYPDPSKSSSSSSSKASKTSTSNYCVQLPDRLRSNSERNEDYQNRTINRDVSATASPASSLGFELSANKTIVKQHIDAFFDFVYPIPCYAFVHKATFCQSWAQGTHNPRLLKAMCGLTARYIASGDTARLRQATRWIQESEMQLLMRLSEPSMSDIEALMLTTLDHIIARRFSKMLVSACLAARLAFMMRLNYEDSRLSFLTQERRRRLMWAIFTMETLYSSGRAEFTGCSKDTIHLQLPCNENSFTLDIPVTTEPLKPSRTQNGTDLGLMAYNVRVLDIRDRIQRLSHTITHRQKPLVECITLLKGLVGELDALRRSLPPQFTFDKKNLFLRAYTPQRTPYVMFHTWWHQCQCDMYRFTIPGLREGLPLEELRCLPADFVAYCRNQCLEHALAVANIMATVTEMGRDIFITDPALVMCTFHSARVISRLGSAQFANLPRDVLIAKLKSCSDILETPAELYPTTKLLQGGIFDLIHDAKRGSGDSSPLRSSWDTEQPGSDSDASGSQRSGVRGSRHGSVPEVYSKYSVTDEIRKLKFHQDGEETAREYQTSCQDTGGSGNDGVSQQFTMAGVQEENEPQGYVPMPQDITANSFGFSESGFGGTTAPYDVTMTLGFEPSYGECQPDLFLDSFMPLQNDWNMPDPGSF
- a CDS encoding Putative major facilitator, sugar transporter, major facilitator superfamily, with the protein product MAPNRILKHFNSTLAAAFTVIAISTFNYGFDNAGYSTTQAMDAFQRQFGDQNPTTGKWKLPTGWLALFNSLNYIGFAAGVIIGSLVSARWGRRWCMFAMSAWAVIPATIAVTSNTREQIMAARILNYIYVGMELAVVPVYQSEIVPSEIRGFAVGSYQFSLMFGTLIVNSVCRGTSTLEGNASWRIPMGLFYVIPVIVMGLIFFIPESPRWLLTQDRVEEAQVSLKKLRAGTISDAEIEEQFASLQYALKQEVEQGNYMELFKGINLKRTAIVVMMNFLQQATGQAFASTYGAIFIKDIGTVNPFTMTIINAIVNLCMVFVGLYLNDRVGRRPLLLIGAVWQFAAIVTMGSLGTVVDPSFAVKTSIVAMLTVFAAGYVFAWAPLNYVVTTEIPALRLRDASQRTASMVNVLANFLVNFSIPYLLYTPGAGLGSKVGFIFAGILVFALVFTWFCIPECKGKSLEQIDRMFNEGIPLRNFGKYKPEDVFQDSTEDGEKGGVVVMARHEEKA